Proteins encoded by one window of Colletes latitarsis isolate SP2378_abdomen chromosome 5, iyColLati1, whole genome shotgun sequence:
- the LOC143342225 gene encoding trehalase, which translates to MSAGPLIVLLVAIALTDAASIGHASVKAMDCDSQIYCTGELLKTIQLAEIFPDSKTFVDLHQLHDPEVTLANFYALMNATNNAPNRMQLTRYVNENFASSNELRNWTLPDWTEEPPILKRIQDPKYREWAKDLNRIWKELARKMNDDVAKYPDRHSIIYVENGFIVPGGRFKEFYYWDSYWVIEGLLLSDMYQTAKGMIDNFLYMVEKYGFIPNGGRIYYLMRSQPPLLHLMVAKYLHYTSDLDYLRTIIPTLEKEFAFWQKERMINVQKDGKTYKMAHYVVSSTRPRPESYKEDYQLAQELPEKLRNFFYNNIKAGAESGWDFSNRWCIGSNENGMLSLLNISTQYVIPVDLNAILQQNARLLSEFHRFLGNSVKSQYFAKIAAQLQLGIDNVLWNEMEGIWLDYDMKNNRVRNTFYPSNLVPLYTRSYNPQKREKYALSAVKYLKLQTIDSFFGGTPTSLNYTGEQWDFPNAWPPLQSFIVMGLYWTRVTEAMDFARELASRWLNSNYIGYTESGQMFEKYDSSIPGQGGGGGEYNVQTGFGWTNGVVLEFLDTFSSIKARAVSYESDTNNTVVGQ; encoded by the exons CCAAATCTATTGTACCGGGGAATTACTGAAGACTATACAGCTAGCAGAAATCTTTCCAGACAGCAAGACATTCGTCGATCTTCATCAGTTACACGATCCTGAAGTGACTCTTGCCAA CTTCTACGCCCTGATGAATGCAACAAATAATGCACCTAATCGAATGCAACTGACGCGGTACGTGAATGAAAATTTCGCGTCATCGAACGAGTTGCGTAATTGGACGCTGCCGGATTGGACGGAGGAGCCTCCAATCTTGAAGCGGATCCAGGACCCGAAATATCGCGAATGGGCGAAGGACCTGAACAGGATCTGGAAAGAATTGGCGAGGAAGATGAACGACGACGTGGCGAAGTACCCGGATCGACACAGCATAATCTACGTGGAGAACGGTTTCATCGTCCCTGGTGGACGATTTAAAG AGTTCTATTACTGGGATAGTTACTGGGTGATTGAAGGCCTGTTATTATCCGACATGTATCAAACTGCCAAGGGAATGATAGACAATTTTCTGTACATGGTGGAAAAATATGGATTCATACCCAACGGTGGCAGAATTTATTACCTCATGAGAAGCCAACCACCCCTATTACATCTTATG GTCGCAAAATACTTGCATTACACGAGTGACTTGGATTATCTTCGTACTATTATACCAACGCTGGAGAAGGAGTTTGCTTTCTGGCAGAAAGAGAGGATGATAAACGTGCAGAAAGATGGAAAGACGTACAAGATGGCACACTACGTTGTCAGCAGCACGAGGCCTCGACCCGAAAGTTACAA GGAGGACTACCAGTTAGCGCAAGAATTACCTGAGAAGTTGCGAAATTTCttttacaataatataaaaGCTGGCGCCGAAAGCGGTTGGGACTTCTCCAACAGGTGGTGCATAGGAAGTAACGAAAACGGAATGCTCAGTTTACTGAATATATCCACTCAGTATGTTATACCCGTCGACCTTAATGCGATTTTACAACAAAATGCCCGACTTCTCAGCGAGTTTCACAGATTTCTGGGAAACAGTGTG AAATCCCAGTATTTTGCAAAGATAGCTGCGCAACTTCAGCTTGGAATCGACAATGTCCTGTGGAACGAAATGGAGGGTATATGGCTCGACTACGATATGAAAAATAATCGAGTCAGAAATACATTCTATCCATCGAATCTTGTGCCGCTTTATACGAGAAGCTACAATCCACAAAAGCGCGAGAAGTACGCGTTGTCTGCCGTAAAGTATCTAAAACTACAAACCATCGATAGTTTCTTCG GTGGTACACCGACGTCCCTAAATTACACGGGAGAACAGTGGGATTTCCCGAACGCGTGGCCGCCATTACAGTCGTTTATCGTGATGGGTCTTTATTGGACCAGAGTCACAGAAGCTATGGACTTCGCCAGAGAATTGGCATCCAGATGGCTAAATTCTAATTACATCGGTTACACCGAGAGTGGACAAATGTTCGAAAAG TACGACTCTAGTATTCCTGGCCAAGGTGGTGGGGGCGGAGAGTACAACGTTCAAACGGGTTTCGGCTGGACGAATGGCGTGGTCCTCGAGTTCCTCGACACTTTCTCGTCGATCAAGGCGAGGGCGGTATCATACGAGAGTGACACGAACAACACGGTTGTCGGACAATAA
- the LOC143341774 gene encoding B9 domain-containing protein 1, with product MSVEGEFFLSITGSIEHAEFYDVDNAYCKYGFHFGPEWSVIAGIEEGLTQMCKSSSDPRNLAVWNFPLEITFRSTNPHGWPQLIISIYGLDIFGHDVIRGYGVCHLPLTTGHHEKRVSVYVPESSSTLQRFAAWLTGRRPELIDPAILASGGGRELTRMRVEGIVTVTFNAVLKDFYKLGYNNGEKHKK from the exons ATGTCGGTCGAGGGTGaattttttctatcgatcaccggTTCCATCGAGCACGCGGAATTTTACGACGTCGATAACGCCTACTGCAAGTACGGATTTCATTTTGGGCCCGAATGGAGCGTGATCGCC GGTATCGAGGAGGGTCTGACGCAGATGTGTAAGTCTAGCAGCGACCCTCGAAACTTAGCCGTTTGGAACTTTCCCTTAGAAATCACGTTCAGAAGCACCAATCCGCACGGAT GGCCACAACTAATAATATCAATCTACGGTCTGGATATCTTTGGACACGATGTCATCAGAGGTTACGGAGTATGTCATTTACCGCTAACGACAGGTCACCACGAGAAAAG GGTGTCGGTGTACGTACCGGAGTCTTCTTCAACATTACAACGATTTGCAGCCTGGTTAACTGGTAGGAGGCCAGAACTAATTGATCCAGCGATATTGGCTTCTGGCGGCGGAAGAGAAC TCACGCGCATGAGAGTGGAGGGTATTGTTACCGTAACGTTCAACGCGGTGCTGAAAGATTTCTATAAGTTGGGCTACAACAATGGCGAGAAGCATAAGAAGTAA